The Candidatus Roseilinea sp. sequence GCCAAGCGGGATGCCGCGTCGCCCGTGGGCGCAGGGGGGGAGTTGGTCGGCTGATGCGCTGCAGCCAGCGCGGCGGCAATCACCGCCGATAGCTCGGCCGCAGTGCGACGCGCACGTTCCCCTTCCCCTTGCACCTGCACGTTGACGACCAGCGGTTGATCGTTGACCTCGATGCGAAGTTCTACCTTCAGAACGTCGGGCAACGGCGACATGCGAAGAATATAGCACCGCCCTGACGCGCGGCGCAGTGTAAGATGATACGGTTCAACAACGTGGAATGACACTGCCGGCCGCCTTACGGAGGGCATTTCGCTGCAGGGGCGAGGCAAGGGGAGGCGCAGGAATAGCCTGCGCCTCCCCTGCGCGTTGCGCCCGCCCCTCGTCAGAAATACACCCCCCGCCTACCCTTCTGCGCCCACCACGCGCGTGCCGCAGAAGAAGCGGAAGGTCTCGATCGTGCCTTCTTCGGCGAAGCCACTCCAGCCCCAAGCCGGCCGCGGAGCAAACAGGTTTAGGCTGAGCATGCTGCTGCCGTTCACCTTCACCCCGCCGGCATGGATGCGCCGCCCCAAGGCCAACCCGCGCGCCTCGTCGCGGGTGAACACATAGGCTTCCAGGCCGTAGGGCGTACCGTTCGCCAGCCGCAGCGCTTCGTCTTCGGTGGCGAAAGTGTGGACGGTGGCGACCGGGCCAAAGATCTCCTCGGTCGCGTCCTCGGCGCGCACACCGGTCACCAGCGTCGGCGCCAGGAAGTGGCCGGAGAGGTCGGGCAGCGGTGTGCTGTGATGGGCCTGCCCACCCCGCTCAATTAGCGCTTGGAGCTGCGCCTCGACCTTCGCCTTGTGACGCGAGTGAATCAGCGGCCCCATGTCGCTTTCCGGCGAGAGCGAATCGCCCAAGCGGACGCGGCGGAGTCGGTCGAGCGCCCGGGCCAGCAGATCGTTGACGATGCGCTCGTGGACAATCAAGCGCCCCAGCGCGCGGCACCACTGGCCATTCAGCGAGATGAGCAGATTCACGACGCCCTGAGCAGCCAAGTCCAAATCGGCGTCTTCCAACACCACCATCGGGTTGTTCCCGCCCAGCTCAAGTTGCGCGGGCTTAAAGTCCTCGGCGCAAGCGTGCGCGATGGCTCGCCCGCCGGCGACGCCGCCGGTGTAGCTCACCGCACGGATGCGCCGGTCCTTGACCAAGGTGCCGCCCACGGCCGGCCCGCCATGCACCACCTGGAATACGCCAGGCGGCAACCGGGCGGCCTGGGCCGCCTCAACGAACACGTCGCAGCCATGCGGCGCCCATTCGCTTGGCTTGAGGATGGTTGGGCATCCGGCGGCAAGCGCGTTGGCGACTTTGTGCGCAGCCATCGGCGCAGGCGCGTTCCACGGCACCAACGCCAGCGCCGGCCCCCATGGCAAACGGTGGATCTCGACTGTATGCCCGTTCGGGCCCTCCATGAAGCCGGTCGCGCCCGTGGTTTTCATCTGTTCGATGGCCAGCAGCCACGCGCCGGTCGTAATGACGCCGAGCATGGTGGTCAGGCGAATCACGGCACCGGTGGTGAGCGCCTCAAGCTCGGCGATGCGCGCTTTGCGCTTTTCCAGCTCGGCGCTCATCGCGGCCAGATAGCCGGCGCGCTCATCGGCCGGCAAGCGCGCCCAACTGCCCGCCTGATGCACACGCCACGCAGCAGCCAGCGCGCGCTCAAGCTGAGCCGCGCTGGTCGCCATCTGCGCTTGCAGGCGTTCGCCGGTGTTGGGATCTTCGAGCCAGGCGCCCAGCGTCACTTCCGGCGCGCTGGTCTGGCCATCAATCAGATCAACCAGGGGTGGAAGTTGTCTCATCGCTTCACGTCCAGTCCGCGGTACCCGCTTCCCTCGACGATCATCCGGGCCACTTCCAAGCGGCCGCGCTCGGCGGGAAAGGCCTGCACCAGCCCCATACTCAAGTCGCGCAACGCCCGGGCCACCACGCCGCTGTTGGCGCTGCCGCTGGTGCCGCTCGCTTTGAAGGCGTTTACGGCCACGCGGAAAGCCGCCTCGCACACTTGCCCCTTGCACATGCGCCACTGCCTGGCGACTTCGGCTTTCGGCTTGAGCGGCGGTTCGGCTGTCTCCAGCTCCAACTGCCGGCGCAACCATAGGTAGCCGGTCTCGAGGTCCACCGCCATGTGGCTGATGAGTTCCTGGTGCATCGGGCTGGTGGCGATGCTGCGGCCGGTGTCCTGGAATTTGAAGTCAAGCAACGCCTGGATAGTGTGGTCGTAGCAAGCCTGTGCAATCCCCAGATAGACCGCCGCGATGGCGACTTGGTTGCCCACCCAAGTGCCGCGCGACATCTGCGTAGCGCGGGCAAACGCGCCAGGGATGGTCAACGCCTCATCCGACGGCACGAACACCTCCTTGAGGACGATGCCATCGGTGGCGGTGGCGCGCATGCCGATGGGCTGCCACGGCGCGCGCGGCGACACGCCCTCGGCGTCGCGCGGGACGAAGAACAGCGCCAAGCCGTCCACGTCGGCGCTGCCGGCCAACTTCGCCGTGACCAGGTATTCGTCGGCCACGCCGGTGGCGCAACCGAACGACTTGACGCCGTTCAGCCGCCAGCCGCCCGCTACCGGCGTCGCCTCGGTCGAAATGGTGACGTTGGCGCCTTCGGTCTTGCCGCTCTCGCTAGCGAAATTGGCCAGCCACATGCGCTGCTCGCCCATCTTGCGCAGCAGCTTTTCGGCAAACGCGCGCACCACCGGCACCTCTTCAGGCGTGTATAGGCCGGCTTCGATGGCCTCCAGCGGCAACAACCCGCGCGAGGCGCTGGTGCAGTGAAAGAAATAGGCCAGCGCGGTCGAGGGGCAGGCCGTGCCCATGGCGAAGGTAGCGGCGCACAGGTCGCGCAGCGTGCCGCCCAACCCGCCGTAACGCTCCGGCACGATCAGGCCGAGCAAGCCGGCGTCGCGAATCGCGCGCAGGTTATCCATTTGGAAGCGCGCCTCGCGGTCGGCCTGCTCGGCATTGGCGCGCAGCACCGGCAACACCTGCTCCACGCGGCGCGCGTGCTCGCGTTCGCGTTCGGTCATGCGCTCGACCAACCGCGCACCGGTCAAGCGATCCGATGTGTCAGCCATAGGCGGAATGGCTATGCAGTCGCAGCGGTCGAAGCGCGCAGGCGAGCCGCCTGGGGAATGCGGCCATCCATAGCGATCAACGTCGCGACGAGCGCCGCGCTTAAGAACACCTCACCCAGGTTAGCCACCGTGATCGCGCGCGCGCCGGCGCCGGCCAAGACGAGCACAGCCAACGCGCCTACAAACAGCCAGGGCCAGCGCGCGCGAACCCACACCATCACACCCACCCCCACCAGCACGATCATCGCGGTGAACGACGGCAGGGGCGGGCCTTTCAGCAGCGAGAAGGCGTTGGAGTAGCGCAGCGTGTCCTGAAAGCGCGCCGGCTCCAGCCGTAGGTTGATCACATCCACATACGCGCTATAGGCCACCAGCGCTGTAGCCAGGATGCAAAACGCCGCATGCATCCCCCTGCCCTGCGACCAGCGCAGGTCGGCGCGCCGCGCCACGCCGCAAGCAAAGATGATCAGCAGCGGCGTGAGCAGAGAGTGAAAGATGTAGCGCGGGATGTTGACCCCCTTCAACCCTTCGCCCTCGCCCAGCCAGGCCCCGGCGGCGATGGCGAAATTGTCGTACACCAGCGCAGCGACCACCGAGATAGCGATCAGACCGTACGACGAACGATGGGCCAGCCAATGCCGCGCGCCAACGACGGCCAGCGCAAGTTGCGCCGCGCCAAACACGATGTGGATGAGTGTGAACATGTTTTCCTCCTGTTTACATGGGCCGCCGGACATACCGACCAACCGGCTGCCCGACGATCCGACCCTCACTGAACACATGCTGGCCGCGCACGAAGGTATGCTTCACGCGGCCCCGCACCCGAATCCCCTCGAACGGCGTATAACCCTGCGCCGAGAACGAATCGGCGGCACGAATCGTCCATGCCTCATTTGGATCGAGCAGCGCAATATCCGCATCAAAGCCCGCGGCGACGTCGCCCTTGCGCAATAGGCCGAAGCGACGCGATGGATTCCAACTCACCAACGCAGCCACGCGGTTCGGCGAGAGGCCGCGTTTCGTCCCCTCGCTGAAGATGCCCGGCAGCAAGTATTCGGTGCCGCCGAAACCGGCTTTGGCCTTCCAGACGTCGTCGGGATCGGCCGGGTCCACCTTCATCGCGCACGGGCAGTTGGCGTGATCGGTCACCAGCCAGTGGATGGCGCCGTTCAGCACGTGCGCCCACAGACACTCCACATCTTCGCGCGAGCGCAGGGGCGGGTTGACCTTGCCCCACACGCCGCATGGCGCGCAATCGTCTAGGAGCAGATGGCCGGCGGTCGCCTCCAGGCCAAACGTCACCTCGGGATAGCTATCGCGGACGCGCAGCGCGGCCTCCATGGCCTGACGCGACGTGATGTGCAAAATGTTGACCTGGCTCAAGCCGGCGGCGTGGGCCAGGGCGCCCACGATGCCGATGGCGACGGCCTCACTGTGCGGCGGCCGGGCGGCGCTGTATTGCTGCAGAGGGGGGCGACGCCGCATATCGGCGTCGCGTTGGACGCGGGCCTCATACGCGCGCAGCAGCTCCGGCGTCTCGCAGTGAAAGCTGACCTGGATGTAAGGCGCCCATTGAGGATACGCACGCTGCAAGCGGGCCGCCTCGCGACAAATGAAATCGAAATGGGCCAGGTCGTAATGGTCGCCTTCGCCGAGCATGAGCCACTGGGCCTGCGCATCGCTGCGGCCGTGTAGGCCATGCAGGCCATAGAACATGAACACCTCGCCGAAGTTGGGCGCGCCGCCCTCGCACAGCATATATTCCATCTCGGCGATCTGCCGCCCCTCGATGGGCGACATGTGATAGCCATAGTCGGTGTAGTAGCGTCCTTCGCTTTGGCGCAGCAGCTCCGGGTAAAACTCGCGCCACGACCCGCCGCGATTCAGGTAGAGGCTGCCGGTGCGCGCATAGGTGATCAACGTGGTCACGCCGCCGCTGACGGCGGCCGCCGATTCGGTGAGCGCGTCCTCGTGGGGCGGGACATAGATGCCGATGTGGGTATGCGCGTCAATGGCCCCAGGGAAGGCCAGCAAACCGGCCGCGTCGAAGGTCTGCGCAGCCTCCGCGGCAAGGGTCGGCGCCAGCGCGGCGATCCGGCCGTCGGCGATGCCGATGTCCATGGGCTGGATGTCGGTCGCGTTGGGGCGAACCACGCGCGCATTCTTGATGATCAAATCGAGCTGTGCCATGCTGCTTTGCTCCATGCGGCCGTGATCATTCACAACCGCCTATCACGCCCGCGCGTTTCAATTGCGCGATCTCGGCATCGGTATATCCCAGCGCACGCAGCACCTCGGCGCTGTGTTCGCCGACCCTGGGCGGTTGCCGGCGCAGCTCCAGCCGGCCACTGCTGAAAGCCAGCGGCAGCGCCGGCAGGTTGCAGCTCACCGCTTCGCCGACCTGCACGCGCCACAATGCGCCGGCCGCCAGCAGATGCGGGTCTTCGAGCAAATCTTCGGGGCGTGCGACCGGCGCGAACGGGATCTCCGCGCGCTCACAGCCAGCCAGCACCTCGGATGTGCTCATCTGCTTGAACATGGCGGTCAGATCGGCGGTCAAGCGCTCGAAGGCGTGATAACGCTGGTTGTTGGTAGCCAGCGATTCGTCGGCCAGCAGGTCGGGGCGGTTGAAGACTTCGCAGAAGCGCTGCCAGTGCTTGTCGCTGGTGACGCCGACGAAGACGAGGTCGCCATCGCGCGTCTCGAAGGGTTGGTAGATGGCCCACGAGCGGGGCTTGCCCGGCATGGGCGGGATGGGCTCGCCGAGGAGGGGCTGATACACCATGTGCTGACCGACAAGATAAGCCGCCGACTCGAACAGGCCGCCGCGCACGAGTTGCCCGCGTCCGGTGCGGTCGCGCTCGCGCAATGCGGCCAACACCCCTAACGCGCTGAACGCGCCGGCCAGGACATCCACCACCGAGACGCCCGCCCGCAGGGGTTGGCCCACCGGCCCGGTCATGTAGGCGATGCCGCTCTGCATCTGCACCACCTCGTCCAACGCCACGCGCTTCTCGTAGGGGCCGGGCAAATAGCCCTTGAGCGCGCAGTAAATCAGGCGCGGGTTAAGCTGCGATAGCGTCTCGTAGCCCAGCCCCAGGCGGTCCATCGTCCCCGGGGCGTAGTTCTCCAGCAACACGTCGGCCTGCTCGGCCAATTTCAGCACAATCGCCCGGCCGGCGTCGCTCTTCAGGTTCAACGCCAGGCTCTTCTTGTTGCGATTGAACATGGGGAAGTAACCCACCCCAAAGCCTTTGAGCGCGCGCGTCGGATCGCCCTCGACCGGCTCGATTTTGAGCACGTCCATGCCGAGGTCCGCCAGGATCAGGCCGCAGGACGGGCCGAGGATGGCATGGCTGAATTCGATGACCTTGAGATTTGCGAAGGATAAGAGAGACATAGTGCGTATTGAGTCTTCGGTCACACTTCACGGATCACGTAGTCCCCATGCTGCTTGAGGTAGTTGACCAGCCCGCCGGCGCGCAGGATGTCCACCATCACCGCCGGCATGGGCGCGGCGCGGAAGACGCGGCCGGTCGCGCAGTTGGTCACTTCGCCGCATTCCAGCGCGATGCGCACCATGTGGCCATTGGCGATGTCATGCGCCTCGGCCAGCTCAATCAGCGGCAGGCCGATGTTGATGGCGTTGCGATAGAAGATGCGCGCAAACGAACGGGCGACGACGCAGGCGACGCCGGCGGCCTTGATCGCCGCCGGCGCCTGCTCGCGCGAGGAACCGCAGCCGAAATTGTTGCCGAAAACCAGCACATCGCCAGGGCGCACGCGGCCGGCGAACGTCGGGTCGAGGTCTTCCAAGACGTGTCCGGCCAGTTCGCGCACGTCCAGCGTCTTGGTGTATTTGCCGGGGATGATCCGGTCGGTGTCTACGTCGTCCACGTCATAGACGTGGGCCAAGCCGAGTATCACATTCATAGGGTCGGCATTGCGTCAGTCGGCGCCGGAGCCGTCGGCGTCTCTGACATCAGCGGGAGACCGTTTGAGGCGTCGGGAACGACATCGGCGGGTTCGCAGATTTCGCCGGCCAGCACGCTGGCGGCCACTACAGCCGGCGAGGCGAGATAAATCTGCGCGCGCGGGTTGCCCATGCGCCCCTGAAAGTTGCGGTTGGTCGAGGAGATGACCACCTCGCCGTTGCCCGGCACGCCCTCGTGGGTGCCGACGCACGGGCCGCAGCCGGCGCCGATGAACGTCGCGCCGGCCTCGCTCAGCGCAGCGATTGTGCCATCGCGCAGCGCCGCATTGAAGACCGCGCGCGACGCCGGCGCAATTAGCAAACGCACGCCCGGCGCCAGCTTGCGGCCGCCCAGCACAGCCGCGGCCTGTTGGAGATCGTCCAGGCGCGCGTTGGTGCAACTGCCGATGAAGCCGGCGTTGATCTTGACGCCCTTAACCCGCGCAATCGGCACGACGTTGTCGGGCGAGTGCGGCAGCGCCACGTGCGGCGTCAGGCGCGACACATCGAAGCGCAGCGCGCGCGCGTAGGCCGCGCCGGGGTCGGCGTTGACCGGCGCGAAGTCGTACGGCAAGCGCAAGCCCGCCGGCACGGACGATGCCGGCCTTGGCGCCCATCTCGCTGGTCATGTTCGCCAGCGTCATGCGCTGGCTCAAGCGCAGCGGCTCAATCGCCTCGCCGGTGAACTCGACGCAGTGGTAGTTCGCGCCCTCCAGGCCGACGCGCCCGACCAGGAAGAGCGCCAGGTCTTTGGCGGTCACGCCGAGCGGCCATGCGCCGACCAGCTCGATGCGGATGCTGTGAGGCACCCGGAGCCAGGTCTTGCCGGTGAGCAAGATGCCCGCCAGATCGGTGGAGCCGACGCCGGCGCCGAATGCATTGAGCGCGCCGCAGGTCGGCGTGTGCGAGTCTGCGCCGAGGAACAGGTCGCCAGGTCGCACATGGCCGCGCTCGACCATGAGCTGATGGCAAATGCCCTCGCCGACATCGTAGCAATGGCAACCTTGGTCGCGCGCGAATTGACGCATCATCGCGTGCAGATTGGCGATGCGCTCATTGGGCGCGGGCGCAGCATGGTCGAGGACGAACGCCACACGACGCGCGTCCCACACGCGCCGCCCGCCCATCTCATGGAAAGCCTGAATGGCCAGCGGGGCGGTCGCATCGGTCGCCATCGCGCCGTCCACATGCACAATGGCGATCTCGCCGGCGCGCACGCGCTTCCGCGCCGCGCGCGAAAGGATCTTCTCGGCAATCGTTTGTTGGGTCATGGATCTGGGTCTCATAACATGCGTCCGCTTAGCGAGCGAGACGCGCGCGATGCACGAATCAACACGGCCGACTTACACCGATGAACAACTGAACAACATGCGGCGCGTGCCGGCAGCCGGGACATGGCTGGGCAGCGGCCGGCCAAGGAACTCCTGCATACGACGCGAGGCCTCGCGGACGATCTCAACATCCACGCCGGTCTCGATGCCCATCTCGTCGCACAGGTTCACCAAGTCCTCGGTGCTGATGTTGCCAGTGGCCACCTGAGTCGTCGGGCACCCCCCTAATCCGCCGAGCGACGACTCAAAGGTGGTCACACCGATGTCCATCGCCGCCAGCACGTTGGCCAACCCCAGGCCGCGCGTATCGTGCAGATGTAATGCAAAGGCGCAATCCGGCAGACGCGCGCGCAGCTCGCCCAGCAGTCGGCGGACGGTGCGCGGATTGGCCAAGCCCACCGTGTCGGCAATACAAATGTCGCGCAGGCCCAAGGTTGCATACGCCTCGGCCAGGGCGATGACGCGCGCTTCTGGCACTTCGCCCTCAAAGGGGCAGCCGAACGCCACGGAGACGGCCGGCTCGACGTGGATGCCGATCGGCGCGCACATCGCAACCACTTCGCGCAGCGCAGCCAGGGATTGGGCCACGCTCATGTTCATGTTCTTTTGGTTGTAGGTCTCGCTGGCACAAACCACGAAGCGCACCGCATCCACACCGGCAGCGACCGCGCGCTGCGCGCCCTTCACGTTTAGGATCAGCGCGCAGTAGCGCACGCCGGGGCGCCGCCGGATGCGCTGCATCACGGCGTCGCTGTCGGCCATCTGCGGAATGACTTTGGGATTGACGAAGGACGTGGCTTCGATAGCCGGCAAACCGGATGACGAGAGCAAATCAATGATCTCAACTTTGAGGTCGGTCGGGATGAACTCCCGCTCCATCTGAAACCCGTCGCGGGGGCCGACTTCCACTACGGTGACGCGCGTTGGGACGTTCATGGGATTAAAACGGTCGGGGCGTCTCGCCCAGCTCGATGCTCATCCATTTCAGCTCGGTGAAATGCTCGACGGAGTATTTGCCGCCGCTGCGCCCAATGCCGCTCATGCCGTAGCCGCCAATCGGCGCGAGCGCATCGCTCCAAAACGAGTGCGTGCCGACGTGAACCGAACCGGCGCGAATGCGCCGCGCTGCCGTGAGGCCGCGCTGCAGGTCGTTCGTGAGCACGCCGGCGCTCAAGCCGTATGCGCTGTCGTTGGCGAGGGCGATCGCCTCGTCCAGATCGGCAGCGCCGACGACGCTCACCACCGGCCCAAACGTCTCCTCGCACCAGGCCGGGCCAAGGCGGGGCGGCTCGAAGAGCACAGTCGGACGGTAGGTGTTGCCGTGATGGATGCTCCCGCCACACAGCAGCGTCGCGCCGCGCGCCAGGGCGTCTTGCACGTGCGCATGCACCTTTTGAACAGCGCGCGCATGGATCAGCGGGCCGTAGGCCGTGCGCGCGTCGCGCAGGTCGCCCAAGTGCAACTTTTCGGCCTTGCGCGCCAATGCCTCGGCGAACGACCGGGCGATGGGTTGCTCGACGATCACGCGCGCGCTGCTCATACAAATCTGGCCGGCGTGATAGAACGCGCCCACGGCGGCGACCTCAGCAGCCTGCGTCACATCCACATCGCGCAGCACCACCAGGGGATTTTTGCCGCCCAGTTCGAGCTGCAGGCGCTTCATATGCGGCGCCGCCAGCGCGGCGATGCGCGCGCCGACGGCGGTGGAGCCGGTGAAGGCAACGCCGCGCACGGCGGGGTGTTTCACCAACGGCGCGCCGCATTCTTCGCCATAGCCGGTGATCACGTTGAAGACACCCGCCGGCAGGCCGGCCTCGTGCAACACGCGCGCCAGCTCGATCGCCACCAGCGGCGTCTCCTCGCTGGGCTTGGCGACGACCGTGTTGCCGGCGGCCAGCGGGAAGGCGATCATCTTCACCAGCAGCGCCAACGGCGCGTTGAACGGGGAGATGACGGCCACGACGCCCAGCGGTTCGCGCACCACCAACGACAGACGATGCGGGCGATCGTTGGGGAAGGTGTCGCCGTAGAGGCGGCGCGCTTCGCCGGCGGCGGCGCGCAGCAAAGCCACGCTGTATTGCACTTCGTAACGCGCCTTGGTGATCGTCGAGCCGCCCTCATCAATCACCAGGTCGAGCCAGCGCGGCGCAGCCATCTCGACGGCATCGGCGCAGCGCAGCAGGATGCGCTCGCGCTCGCCGGGAGGCAACCCGGCCCAAGCTGCGAACGCCGCGCGCGCGGCCTCAACCGCCGCGTTCACATCGTCCAAGCCGGCGCGGGCGGCATAGCCCAGCACGTCGCCGCTCTCCGGCGCGACGCTGGGGAATGCCTCGCCCGTCCTTGCGGCGACTTCGCAGCCGCCGATGAACAGCCCGTAGCGACTCATGGGGGACTACTGCTCCGTCCAATGCAAGACGCCAAACATGACGTAGGCCAGCCGATTGCTCTGATGCACCATCCACACGTTAGCCAACGTGTAACGCTCATCCACCAGAAACTCGCGCCCCTCAATCCGCAGCGGCGCGCCGGCGAAATGCTGCGAGATGAAAAGCGCGCGCCCATAAGCCAGCCCGCTGCCGAACACGTCGGGGCCGTGAAAGGTGTGCCGGTTGACCTCGCGGGCGCGATGGAAGGTATAACGCCGGCTCAGGCCGGTCTCGACCGGCGCCTCGACCTCGACCGTCTGCGCGGCCGTCAGCAGGCTGGTGGGCGCGTATGCGATGCGCACGTGGGCCTCGCCGGCGCGCGTCTGATCGGCGCGATAGACGTGCATGTTCCCCTCAAACGTGCCGCTGCGCTTGGCGGGCAGCACATGCGGTTGCGGGCCGTTGATGCGCTCGCGCTCGCAAAATGCGTCTATCTCGGCGCGCGTGGCCGGGTTGGTGTGGTAATCATGCGCCACCCGATACAGCCCGTTGAAGACGTATTTGAGCGTCGGCCCTTCGTAGAGCAACGAGGAATACACTTGTGTCTGCCCATCGTCCAGCACCCAGTTCAGCGTATTCAGGTCGCAGCACCAAAATGGGGAGTAGTAGCGCGAGTTGACCAAGCCGCCATACGGCTGGCCGCTGCCGTAGAAATCCGGCCCCAGGTAAACGCGATCCCGGTCGCCGTCGCTCACGCCGAACTTGAAGCCGTCGGGCGTCGCCAGGCGATGGAAGTCCACCGACGGCAAATCGTGGAAGCGCGTGTGCATGATGTAAGTCGTCGCGCCGGTCGCCGGATCGAAGATGCTTTGGCGATCCACCTTGTTGTAACCCAGATGATTGCCTTCGCGGTCGAACGTGCTCGGATAACCGTGCCACTCACCGCTGATGCGCTTTTGGAACTCGCTGGGCTGAGACATGGGCAGCAATGGCGTCGTCAGGATTCGACTTGTGGGTTGCGCAGCACTTCGATGAGCCGCAGGTTCATCGCTCTGCCGAGCAACCGTTCGATCTGGCTCCATACCGGATCCACTTCGTAGCTGAAGATGGCGTGACGATTTGCGCGGTCACGTTCGGCCAACTGCGCCGGCGTCATGGCGATCGGCGCGCGAATGCCGTTTTCGACCAAGCGAAACCAGTGGCGCAGGTACGCCTCGATGTGCGGCGCGCATTGGGCGTAGGCTTCCTCCGTCGCGCGGTAGGCCAACATCCACGGCGACATCAGGGCATACTGCCGCGGCGAGAGGCTGGCCGGCATCAACCCTGCGATTTGCTTCGCCTGATCGAAGCTCGCCGTCAGCGGCATGAAGACTTCATTCATATAAGCCAGATTCGCCCCCAAGTCCACGCGGGGGACCAGGTCCAGATGAAAGGCGAAGCTCGGCCCGGCCAGCACGCTATCCAGCGTGAAATGCGGCACGGCGCTTTCCGGCGGCGTGAAGGCGAAGAACATGTGCGAGTCCAGCCCGATAGGCGGCACGGTGATGCCGATGTAGACCACCTTGCGCACGCGCTCCGAACCAGCGGCGGCGATTTCCGGCGGCGAGGCAAACAGTCGGCACGCGCCGACCGGCTGCGGCGCCATCGGGCTGGTCAGCGCGATGAACGGATCGCCGATCTCGCGCAGGGCGAACCGCCGGACGATCTTGTCCAGCGTCTCATGGCTTAGTCGTTGGGCGAGTGACATCGGTGTTTGCACGTTCGTCGGTGTTAGGCGTCGCGCGGCTGGATGGTGGGCGCTTCCTTCATCACCCACGCCGCGGCCAGTTCGGGCACCTCGCGCCGCGCCGGCGAGGGAATGACGACTGCTTTGATGTTGGCGTATTCCGCCTGAATGAGGTGCGCGTCTATGCCCCAGCCGCGGGCGATGGCTTCATCGCGCAGTCGGCGGAAGGTACAAAAGAGGAGCGTTTCCGGCGCAGGCTGACCTTCCACCTCAGGGCGCAGCCGCTCCAGTGCCGCCATCACGCGCCGGCGCGCGACTTCAGCGTTGGTCTGACTTGACCGCCGCGCCACCATCCAACGGGTGGTGGTCGTCTCAGGG is a genomic window containing:
- the vdh gene encoding salicylaldehyde dehydrogenase, with amino-acid sequence MSRYGLFIGGCEVAARTGEAFPSVAPESGDVLGYAARAGLDDVNAAVEAARAAFAAWAGLPPGERERILLRCADAVEMAAPRWLDLVIDEGGSTITKARYEVQYSVALLRAAAGEARRLYGDTFPNDRPHRLSLVVREPLGVVAVISPFNAPLALLVKMIAFPLAAGNTVVAKPSEETPLVAIELARVLHEAGLPAGVFNVITGYGEECGAPLVKHPAVRGVAFTGSTAVGARIAALAAPHMKRLQLELGGKNPLVVLRDVDVTQAAEVAAVGAFYHAGQICMSSARVIVEQPIARSFAEALARKAEKLHLGDLRDARTAYGPLIHARAVQKVHAHVQDALARGATLLCGGSIHHGNTYRPTVLFEPPRLGPAWCEETFGPVVSVVGAADLDEAIALANDSAYGLSAGVLTNDLQRGLTAARRIRAGSVHVGTHSFWSDALAPIGGYGMSGIGRSGGKYSVEHFTELKWMSIELGETPRPF